Below is a genomic region from Triticum dicoccoides isolate Atlit2015 ecotype Zavitan chromosome 5A, WEW_v2.0, whole genome shotgun sequence.
CTGGGAGCCGTACGAGTCCACGGAGCCCCTGCTCGCCTTCATCCGCGACGCCGTGCTCCCGCACCCCTGGTTCCGCGCCATCTGCCTCGCCGGCGACGGCCACCGCCCCGTCGGCGCGATCTCCGTGTCGCCGACGGACGACGCGTGCCGCGCGGAGCTCGGGTACGTGCTGGCGCGCGCGCACTGGGGGAAAGGGGTGGCCACGGCGGCCGTGCGGCGGGCGGTGGCCGCGGTGTTCGGCGAGGTGGAGGGGCTGCAGCGCGTGGAGGCGCTGGTGGACGTGGCCAACGTGGCGTCGCAGCGGGTGCTGGAGAAGGCCGGGTTCCGGCGGGAGGCTGTGCTGCGGCGGTACTGCCTGCTCAAGGGCGCCGTCAAGGACATGCTCATCTTCAGCTTCATCTCCACCGACACTGTGCTGCTCGACTGATTGGTGTCATAATTCAGCTTCATGTATACCCACCCGAAAAGAAATTTTCGTAATGACATGTGAAACTTTGCTTTCTTTATTAATTGTTCAGTCAAGTTAATAAACAGACCGGTTATGGAATCTTCTAGAAGGTTGCTAACCGCTTCAGGTCCATTTTTTTCCAGTTGTTTCTTTTACattatttctattttattttaaattttcaaaaggaTGATTTTTTCTAAATAAAATGTTCGAAAATCTTCATAAATTGTTTGTAATTTCAAAAAATGCtcatgttttcaaaaaaatgtccatgaatttcaaaaaatgttcatgtttttaaatATTGTTTGAAATTTAACAAAGTGTTTCCGTTTTGAGATTTCACAGAAAATCAGAGGTAAAAAAAGAGTTTATGTTTCAACAGAAACGTTTCGGATTTCAAAAACAAAtccctttttcaaaatttgttcacaaattaaaaaaatgtttgcattttttaAAAATGAGCACAGATTCAAAAATTGTTTGGAATTTCCAAAGTTGTACCACCACTGCATTTCCTTTGCTCTAAAGGTGCATGTGGGATTGGCAACTTTATACTCGTCGTGCATACTTGATTTACCACCGCTGCACGCTAGGTAGCTTGGTCggtacatagtactccctctgttcacttttataagtcatttcagacaactgaaAATAGgctattttgcacattgtctgaaatgtctttaaGGCCTTATAAAAATGAACGAGGGAGTACTATCTTAGACTAGTGCGACGAACTCATTCACGTATATGATCCTAGCTAGAGTTTGGACGAGGATGTGCAGCTGCGGTAGGACCTTCGGCTACGACCGGCCGGCAGCTGCACATCCGCCTCCAAGCTCTAGCTACGATCGTCATCAACCACAGACCTCCCCTCCATCAACGGTGTCGTGGAGAACAACAACCCGCCCGCCCGGAGGCGCTCTGGATCCGTTTCTTCCACTCGTTTGTCAGCCGTCCAAGACTGGCACCACCTTCCGGGTCACCATTTGTGTTTCTTTTTCATGCGTCGTCGTTGATCTAGTGGCTATACTGTAGCTGCTCCACGCTCACCTGCCCCCGCGCGTGGGAAGCGTGCGCCCATGGCGACGGAGGTGACCCTGCGCTGCTTCGACCTCTCGGACGTGGACGCCATGATGGCATGGGCGTCCGACCCCGAGGTCGCCGCCTTCTGCCGCTGGGAGCCCTTCGCGTCCACGGAGACGGAAGCCCTGCTCGCCCACATCCGGGACACCGCGCTCCCGCACCAGTGGTACCGCGCCATctgcctcgccggcgacgcccGCCCCGTCGGCTCGGTGTCCCTGGAGCCCACGGCTGACCGGTGCCGCGGGGAGCTCGGCTACGTGGTGGCCCGCGCGCACTGGGGCAGGGGCGTGGCCACCGCCGCCGTGAGGGCCGCGCTCGCCGCGGTGTTCGGCGAGGTGGAGGGGCTGGCCCGCGTGGAGGCGCTCGTGGACGTGGACAACGCGGCGTCGCAGCGCGTGGTGGAGAAGGCCGGGTTCCGGCGCGAGGGCGTGCTGCGGCGCCACTACTGGCACAAGGGCCGCGTCAGGGATCTCGCCATCTACGGCTTCGTCTCCGGCGATCCCTTGCCCCCATCACATGAGGATGAGGTAGGTAAGCCGCTCGCTCGCCGTGACTCTCGTACGTCCAGCGTCTCACTCTGTCCAACGAATTAGGGTCGGAGACCGATGGAGCGAGAAGCGGCAGCCCGGACGCCGGAGCGCGCGGACGAGGTGACCCTCCGGCCGTTCGACctccccgacgccgacgccgacgccatgGCGGCGTGGGCGGAAGACCCCGAACTAGTACCGCCTACGGCCTCCATGGCGTCGGGGGTCCACTTCTCCCCGTCCCGCGACGCCCTGCTCGCGTTCCTCCGGGGCACCGACCCGCCGCACACCTGGATCCGCGCCGTCTGCCTCGGCGGCGCCATCGTGGGCGCGGTGACCGTGTTGCGCACAGAGGACCGGTGCCGCGCGGAGGTCGGGACCGCGCTGGCGCGCGCCcaccggggcaggggcgtggccgcGGCGGTCCTGAGGAGCGCGGCGACCGCGGCCTTCGGGGACCTGGAGGGCGTGGAGCGCGTGGAGGCGCTGGTGGACGCGGACGACGCCGCGTCCCTGCGCGCGCTGGAGGACGCCGGGTTCCGCCGCGAGGCCGTGCTGCGGCGCCACCGCGACGCCAAGGACGTGGTCGTCTACAGCCTCATCTCCACCGACGGCGACCCACTCATCGACTCACGCAGTTCATGACGATGTTGGCTGGCTTGCTGCCATACGAAATGCTAATAAAATCGACTCacgcatcatcaacaccatcaaatGTTACCAAGAAAAAGAAACCGAATTACATTGCTGTGTTTCACTCTCAGCCGCGGATTACAAGAAGaaggtgctgctgctgctgttctGCCGGTCTCTCCAAGAGATCGGAGCTTATGTATGAGAGAACACACGGGCTCGATTATTGAACTTTTTGTTGAGTTGAGACTTGGACGGGATCCCCATGGAGACGGCGAGAGAGCACGGGCATTGCAGGATGCCGGCCGGCGGTCGATCAGGCCTCCCAGCCGCGGAGGACGGTGGCGCGGGCGACGCGGTTGACGCCGAGGGTGAAGGCGCCCATGCGGAGGTCGCAGTGGTGGGAGCGGCACATCTCCTTGGTGTCCCGGAAGGCGCGGGTCATGTACGTCTTGAGCTCCCGGTTCACCTTCTCCTCGTCCCACATGAACCCCTGGATGTTCTGCACCCACTCGAAGTAGCTCACCGTCACGCCACCCGAGTTGGCCAGGATGTCCGGCAGGATCAGCACCCCCTTCTTCGCCAGAATCTGCACCACGAACATGTGCATTTCTCCACTGTCAGTCAGTGTGTGAATTGAATTATGTCAACAAATGCGAGCTTTGTTTTGTGGCAAAATTTTGGGTGTTCTTGCCTCGTCGGCCTCGGGGTCTGTCGGGTGGTTCGCAGCCTCGATGATGTATTTTGCTTTGATGGCATCAGCATTGTCCCTAGGAGAACAAATCATGGTTAAGAACAGCCTTTTTATTAACAAAAATGTTTTAAGATACCGAAAAAAATAACAGCCAGGAGGATACTAGTATAATTGAAGTTCAGAGCAGAAATCTGATAGAAGGTAGGATATAAAGTGAGCtgggacgaggaagaagaagattactTGTTTATGACTCCTCCCAGCGCTGCCGGGATGAGCACATCGCACTCTTCGGTGAGCAGCGAGGTCGGGTCGACGGCGTCTCCTCCGTCAAAGCCCTTGATCCCACGGTTCTCCGCCGAGTGCTTCATCAGCTTGGCTATGTCAATGCCATTGGAGTTCTTGACAGCCCCTGTGACATCGCTGATGGCGATCACCTTGCCGCCAGCTTCAGTGATCAGTTGAGCAGCCCAGGAGCCAACATTACCGAATCCCTGAAAAAGGCAAAGCACCCAATAATTGCTTATCTCTGCAAATGTAGGTGAAGAAACATAGTTCTGATCTTACTTactttctttttagtaagaaaagtTCTGGTCTTGCTCCCTTACTCCCTTTTGTAACCATAAAGTTCAAAAGTGCGTATTGTGCGATCCACTGACGGTCACTTTTTAACTAGTAGTATTTCTTAAATCTATGTTTGTAATAATAGATTGAGGCTTCATGACTCACACCACACTGAATCCTCAATTCAATTACTTTTCATCATTTTAAATTCAAAGAGCTTAACTCATTAGCCTACACATTATTTAATTACCTGGATTACAAAACGCTGGCCTGCAATGcctttgccatgctctgcaagtagGGCTTCAGTGGCAAACAGAACTCCCCTTCCAGTAGCTGCATCTCTTCCCAGTGATCCTCCAAGGTCCTGTGTTGAGCAAAAAATTCTCTCGACAATCAAATGCTGCATCTTCCACATTTGATCTGGAAATAACATTTCCATTGCACATTATATGATAGAGTTTCAGGATGGATAATTACCACAGGCTTTCCTGTCACCACAGCAGGTGAGTAGCCATGGAACTTTGAGTACTCATCCAGTATCCATGCCATTGTCTGAATCCATGAATGAAACAAGCAAAAGAATCCACATCAGAATACAGATGAATAATTCTCACAGCACTCTGCAGAGAAATAATAAATATGCAAAGGACAATAAATAACCTGTGCGTTGGTGCCCATGTCTGGAGCTGGAACATCGGTGTGGATGCCAATTAAGTCATGAATTTTCTGGGTGAAAACTCGGGTAAGCCGTTCGAGCTCCGATATGCTCAGGTCTCCGGGACTGCACCCAATGCCACCTTTAGCGCCTCCATACGGAATATTGGCCACGGCTGTTTTCCATGTCATCAGTTGCGCCAAGGCATTGACCTCGTCAGGATCAACCTGAATTTTATCATAGTTTGTCAGTGCAAGAACTTACTATGATCATAGATAATCTTGGTTGCCAGTGTCTTGAACTTGCATGCACATGATCGGTTTTTATGGAAACCAAGTCAGAATGTCAGAATGTGATCCAGTATAGTAGCTTTAGTGAGACGTGACTAATTTCCAAAATAGCTTTGTTCTGCTTTACTGCAAGTAGATATTGCAATTGCATAACTAGGTATGGGCTGAACAATAAGTCATTCAACTGTCTGACAGATTCCGGAAGGAGATCGAATTTATGCGGAAGGACCATTTCAAGTCGGCGACAGCGCGGCAAGAATCGAGTGCTTATTGGATGGTTGTATCATGATGAACAGAAGAACCCAggaatatatatatacatatatgtgtgCTCACCTCATGGTGGTATCTGATTCCACCCTTCATAGGGCCCCTGGCATTGTCATGCTGCACCCTAAACCCAACATAGGATGCTAATGTCCCATCATCTTTCGGGATTGTGCACTCAACCTGCAACCACACAAGCAGCATGTTACTGAATAATGGAACAAACAGTTTAGCTTACATAGACAGCAAACATACTCAAAAGTTAGAACGGTCCTGCACACGGTTTAACCTTACAGAGTAAGTGGCTAAGAGGTCAGTTCAACGAACTTTTTTTGCCATATTCAGCAGGAAAATCAGAATAAATTAACATGGATAGGGAAAGTAAGAGTGTGTGAGAGAGAAAATCAAGTGAAGTTCcccacaaataaataaataaatcaagtGAAGTAGTAGGTTGGAAAATGTCGAATCCGAAGATAATCTGGTAGCCTAACCAGAAATTCATAAATTTACAGACCAGATAAGATATAATCGCAGGTCAACTATACTAAGTCCCCAAGGACCAAGGTGATACTTCTCAATAACCACTGAACTCCATAGAACAAAGAGCGTACATCGCTATCCAGATTCACTCATTCAcagcaaaaaacagaaaaaaaatccggGATCAAGGAATAATCACCTTGATCTCCCTGAAGGGGATGAGCAGGCTCTTCTCGAGCTTGGAGTCGAGGCCCAGCAGCTTGGCCGCCTGCTTGAAGTTCCGGCTGGTGGCCGCCAATGCGTTCATCCTGCCCGACGAAATCCCCCCTCCGGAGCCGCCGCGCCTGAAAAACGGATCCAGAAACCCAGCATCATAGGTAGCAATCCAAGAACACTAATCACACGAGACAAAAAGATTAAACTCTGCGCGAGGAACCAAAGGATAATCTGCTTTTATATTACCGGCGAGTGGAGTAGCCGCGAAGTGTTAGTGGCGAGCAGCGGCACAAAGACTATGGAGGAGTTTCAGGTAGGCCGTATGCATATATAGGCACACTGGGCTGAACCCCTCGGTGGATTTGGGTTCCGTTCAAAAAGCAGAGGagatttttctttttaattttaatttttttttgtctCTACAAGGATAAGAACAAGATCTGATTCTCGCCCTGCCTGCAATTAATTTCCCTCGAGACCCGAGCCCTGTCTGCACTCAATACCGTAATTAACTACTACGTACTACTCCTAGCCTACCAGTACCAGATTGAAGAGCATCAATCTATGCCAAGGAATCGACCACCTCCCCTTTTGTTTAGTTTAGAGGAGGTGCTAGGCTAGGAGCTTACTAACATCTACTACAAAATGATCACTGTTCTAGGGCCAACATCTGAATGAAGATCCAGACTGCCGACAGCTGCGCTTGTTTTGCTGAGAAAATGCCCAGAATTTGAGCCACAAGTCAGTGGAAGTGAGTGTTCAAGGAAGCCTCTGCATGTGGCAACTTCAGATTACTGCTCAAATCGGTTAGGTGTGCTATGTACGTATGTATCAATGTATGTACTGAGCTGTGGATGTACCGGCTGCACAGCTTGCGCCAGGCAATTTGCTGATACGCTGACGGTGATGAGCATGCATGCACGTGTAACACGTGATTCCTGACACTTCATGCTCACAATACATGTCCGTCAACAGTCAAGTActgctccctccgtttctaaatataaggctTTTTAGATATTGGTTTTAACAGAGACTACATAtaaatgtatatagacatgttttagagcgtagattcactcattttactcggtATGCACTACTCTGTATCAATCaaaatctctaaaaaggcttatattcggagacggagggagtagtacttaatCACAGCTACAGCTAGAGCTCAACAACTTGGTCTAGCAGTTGAGTGATACTGCTACTGTAGAAGAAATCTGGTGTCTGTGCTTCGGCCGCCTGTAAGAGATGGAAATTTCAGAAGCAACTTGTGGGAAAACGCACATGGCTGACTCAACTGCGAATTATTTGGCTAACCATGCAATTTTGCACTGTTTTGCATAGCACAATCTAATAATTTGGCTAACCATGCAATTTTGCACTGTTTTGCGTAGCACAATCTAATAATTGGACACAAAGACACGTGTATCCCATGGGTCAGGGGGTTGTTGGCAAACTCGGATTAAGGCTAGCTAATGATCTGCATAGGATGTGTGAAGCATATGCCATATGCCGTatgttatttatttatttgattGACAACACATATGCCGTATAATTTTTGTGTCATATGGTGACAAGAAATATATCATATGCCATGGACAGGGCTGGTATGATAATTAAACGAACCTATTAGTATGGCTAATGCCAACTTTGGCTCGGGGTAAGAGGGCATAAGTTCCAGGAAGATGCATTCGCCGAAAAGTGGGGACAGATTGCGGGAGCAGGACAACCCCAGAACGGCCAGCAAAATCatgtggagaagaagaagaagcaatacGGGTCGAAAGTGGTTTAGCTGCTTTTAGATGCATGGATTCCAGATTATGCAAGGCCTGCATTATTATTTGTCCTGTTTTTTGCTATCCCTTTTTTAATGCCCCAAAAAGAACGACAAAACAATCACCCCACTATGAATGCAGATAATGATAATTAAGGCGATGCTTTCAGATCAGAGGATGATGAAGGCAAATATTCTCAAATCAGAGGATAATGAAGGCAAATATTCTCAAAATCAGATCCCGGGGGGTTAGGTAGCCGTAGATGAACAACCCCAATCAAAAGCTTCAGAATATTAGTACTAGTACAGAGTTCAGAGCCTGGATAAACCATCAGTAATTGATCTTTCCCTGGCCATGTGATCACTGCTAACACTAGCACACTACCATATAAACGAACCACAAAAGGAGAGAGGGTATATAGAGTACTTTGTTGCAGCACCTGATCAGGGTGAGTGAATCGTAGCGGCTGAGGAATTTCGCCCGCGCTGTCTGCTCTGTTGTGGCATTCAGGCAGAGGGTTACAGGGGGGGTTTATAAGGAGAAACCGGCTGGGAATGATACGTGGAATTAGTTCGGAGATATGGCGAATATGGATCATATTGCTCCAAGGACTTTGGGCGATTCCATCTGCTTGGGTTGAGTTGGCCGGGTTGCATTGCATCGAATTCCATTTCATTGCTATTCGAGGGCCAGTTGGGCAGAGGGTCCACGCCCGGAATTCTCGGTCTCATCATTATGTGGAGGTACAGAGATTATGCTCGCAAACTGGTAACTATGCTCGGTTGGTTAGGTTCTCTATACTAGAATCTGCCCACATGGATTTTAGTCGTATACTCGCACTCTCAGACGAGTGCTCGTGTTTTTCTGAATTTATTCCACAATTTCTTTTCGCTATTCTCTAGTGGAAGACTGTCTTGTGCCTTGACTATGAGGTGCCTATGATGAGATTTGCCGGTTTGGTCTCTTGGAGATGAGTGcttgtatttttttgaatttattttagaattttagcgCTATTCCTTAATGGGAGACGTTGTGCGCCTCGAGTACGAGGTGTCTATGATGAGATTTGCCGACTCGGTCTCTCAGACATGCTTGTAAGGGCAGAGTGTGTGCGCATGCCTTTTTTGGGGAGTGTATTTGTGTATGAGCATTTGTATTTCCATAGAAAGACTGTGTGTGTGAGAAAGAATATGTAGTAAGTTATTTGGAAATAAGCGTATTTTAGACGCACCTCATCCACCGTGGCTTCAGAATAATACGTTCAAGCGATGATTATGACAAATCTGGTCCAGAAGATATCCTGGGTGAGAGAGAGCAGATCATCAAATGCACGAGCAACCGAAAGCTCCATGTCATGAATTATGACGCGAGACGCATCCTCTTGCATCACCGGTGGAAAACCGCGGAATATGGAACCAA
It encodes:
- the LOC119303508 gene encoding uncharacterized protein LOC119303508: MATEVTLRCFDLSDVDAMMAWASDPEVAAFCRWEPFASTETEALLAHIRDTALPHQWYRAICLAGDARPVGSVSLEPTADRCRGELGYVVARAHWGRGVATAAVRAALAAVFGEVEGLARVEALVDVDNAASQRVVEKAGFRREGVLRRHYWHKGRVRDLAIYGFVSGDPLPPSHEDEGRRPMEREAAARTPERADEVTLRPFDLPDADADAMAAWAEDPELVPPTASMASGVHFSPSRDALLAFLRGTDPPHTWIRAVCLGGAIVGAVTVLRTEDRCRAEVGTALARAHRGRGVAAAVLRSAATAAFGDLEGVERVEALVDADDAASLRALEDAGFRREAVLRRHRDAKDVVVYSLISTDGDPLIDSRSS
- the LOC119303507 gene encoding glutamate dehydrogenase 1, mitochondrial, with the protein product MNALAATSRNFKQAAKLLGLDSKLEKSLLIPFREIKVECTIPKDDGTLASYVGFRVQHDNARGPMKGGIRYHHEVDPDEVNALAQLMTWKTAVANIPYGGAKGGIGCSPGDLSISELERLTRVFTQKIHDLIGIHTDVPAPDMGTNAQTMAWILDEYSKFHGYSPAVVTGKPVDLGGSLGRDAATGRGVLFATEALLAEHGKGIAGQRFVIQGFGNVGSWAAQLITEAGGKVIAISDVTGAVKNSNGIDIAKLMKHSAENRGIKGFDGGDAVDPTSLLTEECDVLIPAALGGVINKDNADAIKAKYIIEAANHPTDPEADEILAKKGVLILPDILANSGGVTVSYFEWVQNIQGFMWDEEKVNRELKTYMTRAFRDTKEMCRSHHCDLRMGAFTLGVNRVARATVLRGWEA
- the LOC119298156 gene encoding uncharacterized N-acetyltransferase p20-like, which produces MEQAGQGAQPAKKPAMEVTLRRFSLDDVDAMMAWASDPQVAAPCRWEPYESTEPLLAFIRDAVLPHPWFRAICLAGDGHRPVGAISVSPTDDACRAELGYVLARAHWGKGVATAAVRRAVAAVFGEVEGLQRVEALVDVANVASQRVLEKAGFRREAVLRRYCLLKGAVKDMLIFSFISTDTVLLD